A single Caldilineales bacterium DNA region contains:
- a CDS encoding metallophosphatase family protein, producing MSMLLALFSDVHNNVRDLDRTLNYLQQRGVDGYLQLGDLGTDPLRLLEGLPVRHIFGNWEVSGLPANPTGRSAEIAAWPARLTGPGWLAAHASPILPDGCTTTLATRHFMTLRQVRWMQVFPSLLHDKGAIAAALAHLAAAGSLVAFHGHTHVQAVQQLGADGRLRRLAMPAFSLPPETLTLVGIGSVGVPRDGLHPRCVLFDPNASAIELITIPAR from the coding sequence GTGTCCATGCTCCTCGCCCTCTTTTCCGACGTCCACAACAACGTGCGCGACCTCGACCGCACCCTGAACTATCTGCAGCAGCGGGGCGTGGATGGCTATCTGCAATTGGGCGATCTGGGAACCGACCCACTGCGGCTGCTGGAGGGCCTGCCCGTCCGCCACATCTTCGGCAACTGGGAAGTCAGCGGCCTGCCGGCCAACCCAACCGGCCGCTCGGCCGAGATAGCAGCCTGGCCCGCCCGCCTGACCGGCCCCGGTTGGCTGGCCGCCCATGCCTCGCCCATCCTCCCCGATGGCTGCACCACCACCCTGGCCACCCGCCACTTCATGACCCTCCGACAAGTGCGCTGGATGCAAGTCTTCCCCAGCCTGCTGCACGACAAAGGCGCCATCGCCGCCGCCCTTGCTCACCTGGCAGCTGCCGGCAGCCTGGTCGCCTTTCATGGGCACACACACGTCCAGGCCGTCCAGCAGCTGGGGGCGGACGGACGACTGCGCCGGCTGGCGATGCCGGCATTCTCCCTCCCGCCCGAAACCCTCACCCTGGTGGGGATCGGCTCGGTCGGCGTCCCTCGCGACGGCCTGCACCCGCGCTGCGTCCTCTTCGACCCCAACGCCTCCGCCATCGAACTCATCACCATCCCCGCCCGCTGA
- a CDS encoding RpiB/LacA/LacB family sugar-phosphate isomerase: MRIAFGADERNHLTDYLQADLIQRGHDLVLFGAIRPEATAGDQESLWPRAAHRLAAAVAGGEADEGIVCCWTGTGVSIAANKVPGIRAALCTDPETTRGARLWNRANVLALSLRLTSEPLAREILEAWFSTPPGEDPLDLACVAYLSEIEDNS, encoded by the coding sequence ATGCGCATCGCTTTTGGCGCCGACGAGCGCAACCACCTCACCGACTACCTTCAAGCCGACCTGATCCAGCGCGGCCATGATCTTGTCCTCTTTGGCGCCATCCGCCCCGAAGCCACGGCCGGCGACCAGGAAAGCCTGTGGCCGCGGGCGGCGCATCGCCTGGCAGCGGCGGTGGCCGGCGGCGAGGCCGACGAGGGCATCGTCTGCTGTTGGACGGGGACGGGCGTCAGCATCGCCGCCAACAAAGTCCCCGGCATCCGCGCCGCCCTCTGCACCGACCCCGAAACCACTCGCGGCGCCCGCCTCTGGAACCGGGCCAACGTCCTCGCCCTCAGCCTGCGCCTGACCAGCGAGCCGCTGGCCAGAGAAATCCTCGAAGCCTGGTTCAGCACCCCGCCCGGCGAAGACCCGCTCGACCTCGCCTGCGTGGCCTATTTGTCTGAAATCGAAGATAACTCGTAG
- the alr gene encoding alanine racemase → MPITLDDLLSATGATVFGPVRDAAWEDFCHDSRLAEAGQLFVALRTPTGDGHDHISEAVARGCTGILCQRPAAQHPPVTTLLVPDAGDALRAWAAYLLARRRPLVIAITGSSGKTTAKELTAELLETRFPGQVFRSRESYNDRLGAPIALGRLLPQHRLAVVELGTDAHGEIAELATLFPPTVAAITVINDAHFGAFGSLEAIAAEKTSLLAALQPGGVAILNADDPFQRPLLSSTGLPALAHSAEQAAPVRLTTDAGSPQARLWLDAAAIRSLAPALADALPPPSFTTEPGDGIILDHNLVLTPALSAPLRAAIAIAALFGVATEAIRRVVAEFQPLPGRLRPLPGVHGSTLLDDTYSANPAATGAALQALAAFSPPRLAVLGEHSGLGNTADSRLRQLGPAIAAAADYLITVGPQAQALAEGARAAGLEADRLLQADTPLAAADLARSLIGQGGTVLLKASREARLERCVAALLAEPAASPAVLARQNPAWQHLRLRNTLRPTWVEIDTQALAANLAAARQLLQPGVRLIAVLKADAYGHGAATVGRVVMRAGADMLAVACLSEALALRRAGIEAPILVLGYTPPWQARTALELDPRELHLTVYDADVAAALNQAGLAMGRQARVQVKVDTGMGRLGLTPHQAPAFLRFLRQLVGLEVAGLFTHMAAADDPTEPHTDVQLAHFDELLARLDGDGLRPPLVHAANTATLLTRPLAQYDAVRMGIGLYGLAPSPALPLPDGFRPVLAWRTTIAQVKALPPGSPVGYGLTHRTAGAATIAIIPVGYADGFRRGPANWGHVLVHGQRAPLVGRVSMDQAAIDVTHIPGVRAGDEVTLIGCQGEQCLSADEAAARLGTIGYEVVSTILARVPRLAE, encoded by the coding sequence ATGCCAATCACACTGGATGACTTGCTGAGCGCAACTGGGGCCACCGTTTTCGGCCCGGTGCGGGATGCAGCCTGGGAGGACTTCTGCCACGACTCGCGGCTGGCCGAAGCGGGGCAACTCTTCGTTGCCCTGCGCACCCCCACCGGCGACGGCCACGACCACATCAGCGAGGCCGTGGCCCGCGGCTGCACGGGCATCCTCTGCCAGCGACCGGCGGCACAGCACCCGCCCGTCACCACCTTGCTGGTCCCAGATGCAGGCGACGCCCTGCGGGCCTGGGCTGCCTACCTCCTCGCCCGTCGCCGGCCCCTGGTCATCGCCATCACCGGCTCCAGCGGCAAGACCACGGCCAAAGAACTGACCGCCGAGCTGCTCGAAACTCGCTTCCCCGGCCAGGTGTTCAGGAGCCGCGAGAGCTACAACGACCGCCTGGGCGCGCCGATTGCCCTGGGTCGCCTCCTGCCCCAGCACCGACTGGCCGTGGTCGAGCTTGGCACCGACGCCCACGGCGAGATTGCCGAACTGGCGACCCTGTTTCCGCCAACCGTCGCGGCCATCACCGTCATCAACGACGCCCATTTTGGCGCTTTCGGCAGCCTGGAAGCCATCGCCGCCGAAAAAACCAGCCTGTTGGCCGCGCTGCAGCCCGGCGGCGTCGCCATCCTCAACGCCGACGACCCCTTTCAGCGCCCGCTCCTATCTTCGACGGGCCTGCCGGCGCTGGCGCACAGCGCCGAACAAGCGGCCCCCGTCCGCCTGACCACAGACGCCGGCTCCCCTCAGGCCCGGCTCTGGCTGGATGCGGCTGCGATCCGCTCGCTTGCCCCCGCCCTGGCCGATGCCCTCCCCCCACCGTCGTTCACAACCGAGCCGGGCGATGGGATCATCCTCGACCACAACCTCGTCCTCACCCCGGCCCTGTCCGCCCCCCTGCGGGCCGCCATCGCCATTGCCGCCCTCTTTGGCGTCGCCACCGAGGCCATCAGGCGCGTCGTCGCCGAATTTCAGCCGCTGCCCGGCCGGCTGCGCCCGCTGCCCGGCGTGCATGGCAGCACCCTGCTCGATGACACCTACTCGGCCAACCCGGCCGCCACCGGCGCCGCCCTGCAAGCCCTGGCTGCCTTCTCGCCCCCGCGTCTGGCCGTCTTGGGCGAGCACAGCGGCCTGGGCAACACCGCCGACAGCCGGTTGCGGCAGCTTGGCCCGGCCATCGCCGCTGCGGCCGATTATCTGATCACAGTCGGCCCGCAGGCGCAGGCGCTGGCCGAGGGGGCGCGGGCGGCAGGGCTGGAGGCTGACCGGCTTCTGCAAGCCGATACCCCGCTTGCTGCGGCCGACCTTGCCCGCAGCTTGATCGGGCAAGGCGGGACGGTGCTGCTCAAGGCCAGCCGCGAGGCCCGGCTGGAGCGATGCGTCGCCGCCCTATTGGCCGAGCCAGCGGCCAGCCCCGCCGTCCTCGCCCGCCAGAACCCGGCCTGGCAACACCTGCGCCTGCGCAACACCCTGCGCCCCACCTGGGTCGAAATCGACACCCAGGCCCTGGCCGCCAACCTGGCCGCGGCCCGGCAGCTGTTGCAGCCAGGGGTCAGGCTCATCGCCGTGCTCAAGGCCGATGCCTATGGCCACGGCGCCGCCACCGTGGGACGGGTGGTGATGCGGGCCGGAGCCGACATGCTGGCGGTAGCCTGTTTGTCCGAGGCCCTGGCCTTGCGGCGGGCCGGGATCGAGGCGCCCATCCTCGTCCTGGGCTATACCCCGCCCTGGCAGGCGCGCACCGCCCTGGAACTCGACCCGCGCGAGCTGCACCTCACCGTCTACGATGCCGATGTAGCGGCGGCGCTGAACCAGGCGGGGCTGGCAATGGGCCGGCAGGCACGGGTGCAGGTCAAGGTCGACACCGGCATGGGGCGGCTGGGCTTAACTCCCCACCAGGCGCCGGCCTTTCTGCGCTTTCTGCGCCAGTTGGTCGGCTTGGAAGTGGCGGGCCTCTTCACACACATGGCCGCCGCCGATGACCCTACCGAGCCGCACACCGATGTCCAGCTTGCCCACTTCGACGAGTTGTTGGCCCGCCTGGACGGCGATGGGCTGCGCCCGCCCCTGGTTCATGCCGCCAATACCGCCACCTTGCTCACCCGGCCCCTGGCTCAGTACGATGCCGTGCGCATGGGCATCGGTCTCTATGGCCTGGCCCCTTCGCCCGCCCTGCCCCTGCCCGATGGGTTTCGGCCCGTCCTGGCCTGGCGAACGACCATCGCCCAGGTGAAGGCGCTGCCCCCAGGCTCGCCGGTGGGCTACGGCCTGACCCATCGCACCGCCGGCGCCGCCACCATCGCCATCATCCCGGTCGGCTATGCCGATGGCTTCCGGCGGGGGCCGGCCAACTGGGGCCATGTGCTGGTGCACGGCCAGCGGGCGCCGCTGGTGGGCCGGGTGAGTATGGACCAGGCAGCCATCGATGTCACCCACATCCCCGGTGTGCGCGCTGGCGACGAAGTGACGCTGATCGGCTGTCAGGGCGAGCAATGCCTTTCGGCGGACGAGGCGGCGGCTCGCCTGGGCACCATCGGCTATGAAGTCGTCAGCACCATCCTCGCCCGCGTCCCCCGCCTGGCCGAATAA
- a CDS encoding sigma-70 family RNA polymerase sigma factor, with amino-acid sequence MIDQVALLDAARQRDPKALASIYDAYAPKIYAYIYRHVGDPYRAEDLTSGVFLKMLEALDRDKFAHDALQAWLYRIAHNLIIDEARYEQRRPAAELHEWLSLPPDSHPDAVVGRRLESDRLRQAIQQLTSEQRDVIVLRFGEGMTAPQAARLLGKTEEAVRALQRRALSNLRRLLAPASNDPEAAADLL; translated from the coding sequence ATGATCGATCAGGTTGCGCTGCTCGACGCCGCCCGGCAACGAGACCCCAAGGCCCTGGCCTCGATTTACGACGCCTACGCGCCCAAGATTTACGCCTACATCTACCGGCATGTGGGCGACCCCTACCGCGCCGAAGACCTGACCTCCGGCGTCTTCCTCAAGATGCTGGAGGCGCTCGACCGCGACAAATTCGCCCACGACGCCCTCCAAGCCTGGTTGTATCGCATCGCCCACAACCTGATTATCGATGAAGCCCGCTACGAGCAACGCCGCCCTGCCGCCGAACTGCACGAGTGGCTTTCTCTGCCCCCCGATTCACATCCCGATGCCGTCGTGGGCCGCCGCCTGGAGAGCGACCGCCTGCGCCAGGCCATCCAGCAACTGACCAGCGAACAGCGCGATGTCATCGTCCTCCGTTTTGGCGAGGGCATGACCGCCCCCCAGGCCGCCCGCTTGCTGGGCAAAACCGAAGAGGCCGTGCGCGCCCTCCAGCGCCGGGCCTTGTCCAACCTCCGCCGCCTGTTAGCCCCTGCCAGCAATGACCCCGAAGCGGCAGCCGATCTTCTATGA
- a CDS encoding zinc ribbon domain-containing protein — protein MRLIFLLLVVLLLPLSALAQGPAALESLHVALWPEFDNPRLLVILDGVLSQPGATVRVPIPANAELNAVATAGSDGGFLNAAYETETGADGQIVIFSPQNSAFRIEYYAPLTTSGDQRQAAFSLPAGFLAAKTVSIEALIPPDATGLTADPVMQPQGAGTSGGQLFVRQIEGGSEQGISQQIGYSNPAGALTVSETARATTAPAATAPAAAPTPVAARPAASSSRTPLLLGLGLAAILLIAAGVYGLWRTSGRSARSAPTVPSQPASGRSARTAPTAPPQPSPSQDRFCRQCGAEFQRGDRFCRQCGATHQ, from the coding sequence ATGCGCCTCATCTTCCTCCTTCTCGTCGTCCTTCTCCTTCCCCTTTCCGCCCTCGCCCAAGGCCCGGCCGCACTGGAAAGCCTACACGTCGCCCTCTGGCCCGAATTCGACAATCCCCGCCTGCTCGTCATCCTCGATGGCGTCCTCAGCCAGCCCGGCGCCACCGTGCGCGTCCCCATCCCTGCCAACGCCGAACTGAATGCCGTGGCCACGGCCGGGAGCGACGGCGGCTTCCTCAATGCTGCCTACGAGACCGAGACCGGCGCTGATGGCCAGATCGTCATCTTCAGCCCGCAAAACTCGGCCTTTCGCATCGAATACTACGCCCCTCTCACCACCAGCGGCGACCAGCGCCAGGCGGCCTTCTCGCTCCCGGCCGGCTTTCTGGCCGCCAAGACGGTCTCGATCGAAGCCCTGATCCCGCCCGACGCCACCGGCCTGACCGCCGACCCGGTCATGCAGCCACAAGGAGCGGGCACCAGCGGCGGGCAGCTTTTCGTGCGGCAGATCGAAGGCGGCAGCGAGCAGGGCATCAGCCAGCAAATCGGTTACAGCAACCCCGCCGGCGCCCTCACCGTCTCCGAAACCGCGCGGGCGACCACCGCCCCGGCCGCCACGGCCCCAGCCGCCGCCCCCACCCCGGTCGCCGCTCGGCCGGCGGCCTCCTCCTCGCGCACACCGCTCCTCCTGGGGCTGGGCCTGGCCGCCATCCTCCTCATCGCCGCCGGCGTCTATGGCCTCTGGCGCACAAGCGGTCGCAGCGCTCGCAGTGCTCCGACCGTTCCATCCCAGCCGGCAAGCGGTCGCAGCGCTCGCACCGCTCCAACCGCTCCCCCCCAACCTTCTCCCAGCCAGGACCGCTTCTGCCGGCAATGCGGGGCCGAATTCCAGCGCGGCGACCGCTTCTGTCGCCAGTGTGGGGCCACGCACCAATGA